Proteins encoded in a region of the Zunongwangia endophytica genome:
- a CDS encoding HAD family hydrolase gives MIKTIIFDFGDIFINLDKAATPRALQQFGIENLPESIIALNKEYEKGLISSEEFFNSYKTEFSKVEKEAFLQSWNAILVDFPEYRLEFIKKLASEKDYQLILLSNTNEIHIDWVKENVSFFNEFQQCFDAFYLSYEINFRKPDANIYEYVLKQHQLKPNECLFIDDTKENTDAAAALGIHVWNLDPVNEDVVDLFTEKKALFS, from the coding sequence ATGATTAAAACCATCATTTTCGATTTTGGCGATATTTTTATCAATCTTGATAAAGCAGCCACTCCAAGAGCGCTTCAGCAATTCGGGATCGAAAATTTACCCGAATCTATCATCGCATTAAATAAAGAATACGAAAAAGGTTTAATTTCTTCGGAAGAATTCTTCAATTCCTATAAAACTGAATTTTCTAAAGTTGAAAAAGAGGCTTTTTTGCAATCCTGGAATGCTATTCTAGTGGATTTCCCTGAATATCGATTGGAATTCATAAAAAAGCTAGCTTCAGAAAAAGATTATCAACTTATTCTTTTAAGCAACACCAACGAAATTCATATTGATTGGGTGAAAGAAAATGTGTCGTTTTTTAACGAATTTCAGCAATGTTTTGATGCGTTTTATTTGTCTTACGAAATCAATTTTAGAAAACCCGATGCTAATATTTACGAATATGTGCTTAAGCAGCATCAGTTAAAGCCTAACGAATGTCTTTTTATCGATGATACTAAAGAAAATACAGATGCGGCAGCGGCTTTAGGTATTCATGTTTGGAATTTAGATCCGGTGAATGAAGATGTCGTCGATCTTTTTACTGAAAAGAAAGCATTATTCTCTTAG
- the ribD gene encoding bifunctional diaminohydroxyphosphoribosylaminopyrimidine deaminase/5-amino-6-(5-phosphoribosylamino)uracil reductase RibD, with translation MNIQEKYIKRCLQLAENGLGSTYPNPMVGSVIVYEDEIIGEGWHQKAGEPHAEVNAINTVKKPELLKKSTIYVSLEPCSHFGKTPPCSDLIIAKGIKKVVVATVDPFAEVAGRGIKKLMEAGCDVTLGVLEKEAQDLNKRFFTFHNKKRPYIILKWAQSEDGFIAPHKREDRAPVWLSNRYSKQLVHKWRAEEQAILVGTQTAIDDNPKLNTRLHAGPNPVRVVIDREGKIPKDSAIFDGSIKTIIITEHIPEITSENIEYREADIKKHLPEQIGKILHQENLQSVIIEGGRQTLQSFIDAEIWDEARVFTGNVQLKEGISAPEFQGKLISEEKIEDNQLKIYLND, from the coding sequence GTGAATATACAGGAAAAATATATAAAGCGTTGTTTGCAACTCGCCGAAAACGGACTGGGAAGTACCTACCCAAATCCTATGGTTGGTAGCGTTATTGTTTACGAAGACGAGATTATAGGCGAAGGATGGCATCAAAAAGCCGGCGAACCTCATGCCGAGGTAAATGCGATAAACACGGTTAAAAAACCCGAACTTTTAAAAAAATCGACCATTTATGTGAGTTTAGAACCTTGCAGTCATTTTGGAAAAACGCCACCTTGCAGCGACCTTATTATTGCCAAAGGAATTAAAAAAGTGGTCGTGGCCACCGTCGATCCTTTTGCTGAAGTTGCCGGCCGTGGTATTAAAAAACTAATGGAGGCGGGTTGCGATGTCACTTTAGGCGTTTTAGAAAAAGAGGCGCAAGACCTCAACAAACGCTTTTTTACCTTTCACAATAAAAAACGTCCTTACATTATTCTAAAATGGGCGCAAAGTGAAGATGGTTTTATCGCACCACATAAACGTGAAGATCGCGCTCCTGTATGGCTTAGCAATCGTTATTCCAAACAATTAGTACACAAATGGCGCGCAGAAGAGCAGGCTATCCTTGTAGGCACCCAAACCGCTATCGATGACAATCCCAAGCTGAATACAAGATTACACGCAGGTCCAAATCCCGTACGGGTGGTAATCGATCGTGAAGGCAAAATCCCGAAAGATTCTGCTATTTTCGACGGAAGTATCAAAACGATTATTATTACTGAACATATTCCTGAAATTACTTCGGAAAATATCGAATATCGAGAAGCAGATATTAAAAAGCATTTGCCAGAACAAATTGGAAAAATCCTGCATCAGGAAAATTTACAATCGGTAATTATTGAAGGTGGGCGGCAAACGCTTCAGAGTTTTATTGATGCTGAAATATGGGATGAAGCTCGAGTTTTCACCGGAAATGTTCAGCTTAAAGAGGGAATTTCAGCTCCTGAATTTCAGGGGAAATTAATTTCCGAAGAAAAAATAGAAGACAATCAACTAAAGATATATTTAAATGATTAA
- a CDS encoding GNAT family N-acetyltransferase: MSGLKIREIQQQDNQQVKKVIQQVLVELGVPKVGTAYEDKALEDMTAEYNAQRKAYFVIEENNKIIGCCGIGPLPGFEDEICELQKMYFLPEARGKGLGAQMMETCLKFGKSQGYKKCYIETLPYMKDACKLYKKTGFEELEKPLGNTGHYNCTVWMIKDL, from the coding sequence ATGAGTGGGCTTAAAATAAGGGAAATACAGCAGCAAGACAATCAACAGGTTAAAAAAGTTATTCAGCAAGTTTTGGTAGAATTAGGCGTTCCTAAAGTGGGAACCGCCTATGAAGATAAAGCTTTGGAGGATATGACTGCGGAATATAATGCGCAGCGCAAAGCTTATTTTGTGATCGAAGAAAATAATAAGATTATTGGTTGCTGCGGAATAGGACCTTTACCCGGATTTGAAGATGAAATCTGTGAATTGCAAAAGATGTACTTTCTACCGGAAGCTCGCGGAAAAGGACTTGGCGCCCAGATGATGGAAACCTGCCTCAAATTTGGTAAAAGCCAAGGCTATAAAAAGTGCTATATCGAAACTTTGCCTTACATGAAGGACGCCTGTAAGTTGTACAAGAAAACCGGGTTTGAAGAATTAGAAAAACCTTTAGGCAATACGGGACATTATAATTGTACGGTGTGGATGATTAAGGATTTGTAG
- the prmC gene encoding peptide chain release factor N(5)-glutamine methyltransferase, whose protein sequence is MTITQLKKQFLEHLEEKYPMEEVLSFFHLLAEHYLKLSRLQMALEPNKVLNDAEIGQFKDALEKLKVFEPIQYIIGETEFFSLNFKVAPGVLIPRPETEELVQWILDEISLQQKQDLQILDIGTGSGCIPISLKKHLPKAQISAIDISEEALKIAKINAEKNEVSVEFIQQNILSAEKLPLQFDLIVSNPPYVRELEKAEMHQNVLRYEPETALYVKDENPLLFYKKITKLAQEGLAKNGLLFFEINQYLGVETEMMVTDHGFETALRKDMFGNFRMLKARKL, encoded by the coding sequence ATGACCATCACTCAACTTAAAAAACAATTCTTAGAACATTTGGAGGAGAAATATCCAATGGAGGAAGTGTTGTCGTTCTTTCATTTGTTGGCTGAACATTATTTAAAACTAAGCAGATTGCAAATGGCTTTAGAACCCAACAAGGTTTTAAACGATGCCGAAATTGGCCAATTTAAAGATGCTTTAGAGAAACTTAAAGTATTTGAACCCATCCAGTATATCATTGGAGAAACTGAATTTTTTAGCCTGAATTTTAAAGTCGCACCCGGAGTGCTAATTCCGCGGCCAGAAACTGAAGAATTGGTGCAATGGATTTTAGATGAGATTTCGCTTCAGCAGAAACAAGATTTGCAAATTTTAGATATAGGAACTGGCAGTGGATGTATCCCGATTAGTTTAAAAAAACATCTGCCAAAAGCTCAAATTTCAGCAATAGATATTTCAGAAGAAGCTTTAAAAATCGCTAAAATTAATGCGGAAAAAAATGAGGTTTCCGTAGAATTTATTCAGCAGAATATTCTTTCCGCAGAAAAATTGCCACTACAATTTGATCTTATCGTTTCTAATCCGCCGTATGTTCGGGAATTAGAAAAAGCAGAAATGCATCAAAATGTACTTCGCTACGAGCCAGAAACGGCTTTGTACGTAAAAGACGAAAATCCTTTACTTTTCTATAAGAAAATCACGAAATTAGCACAAGAAGGGCTCGCCAAAAATGGCTTGTTATTCTTTGAAATCAATCAATATCTAGGAGTTGAAACCGAAATGATGGTGACAGATCATGGTTTTGAAACAGCGCTTCGAAAAGATATGTTTGGTAACTTTAGAATGCTAAAAGCCCGTAAACTTTAA
- a CDS encoding TIGR00730 family Rossman fold protein — translation MEEIQDQNSIKSIAVFCASSDGVDSEIIKTSKKLGSFLAKNDIRLIYGGSKRGLMGHVAAGVQENGGKVTGVIPEFLKIKEVVHTNLDELITTRDMHERKLTMHRLSDGFITLPGGFGTFEELFEIITWAQLGLHQKPIGLLNINGFYDDLISMLRKMVDIGLLKKENYDLLIIAETIDELYEKMKFFKPLPTPKWITKSQT, via the coding sequence TTGGAAGAAATACAAGATCAAAATTCTATAAAAAGTATCGCTGTTTTTTGCGCTAGCAGCGATGGTGTAGATTCAGAAATTATTAAAACTTCAAAAAAACTTGGATCATTTTTGGCCAAAAATGACATTCGTCTGATTTATGGCGGTAGTAAACGTGGTCTTATGGGGCATGTAGCAGCCGGAGTTCAGGAAAATGGAGGGAAAGTAACCGGCGTAATCCCTGAATTTTTAAAAATCAAAGAGGTAGTGCACACCAATTTGGATGAGTTGATCACCACTAGAGATATGCACGAGCGCAAGCTTACCATGCATCGATTGAGTGATGGCTTTATTACCCTTCCGGGAGGTTTTGGAACTTTTGAAGAGCTTTTTGAAATTATTACCTGGGCACAATTAGGTTTGCATCAAAAACCAATCGGGTTACTAAATATCAATGGGTTTTATGATGATTTGATTAGTATGTTGCGCAAGATGGTTGATATAGGTTTGCTGAAAAAAGAAAACTACGATTTATTGATTATTGCTGAAACAATCGATGAATTGTACGAGAAAATGAAGTTTTTTAAACCTTTACCTACTCCTAAATGGATAACTAAAAGTCAGACTTAA
- a CDS encoding VOC family protein, producing the protein MKFEFLKIYTSRLQEQLEFYRDVLGFSSIEISEDSFQLQMGYTRMLFQQKKDSKPYHIAFHIPAHQEFLALEWLKKRVKIEKDEAEEIIDFSNWNAKSVYFKDPDSNIMECISRRHLFLTHNDEFNASSFMGVAEIGMAVRDIEVYYKKLHHEFELKIFDGGLDPFCAIGDENGLIICINREQKDWFPTQDPAYKADFDITFRHNEKTGSFLFKNDRIYLED; encoded by the coding sequence ATGAAGTTTGAATTTCTTAAAATATATACTTCAAGGCTTCAGGAGCAATTGGAATTCTATCGAGATGTACTAGGTTTTAGTAGTATAGAAATTTCTGAAGACAGTTTTCAATTACAGATGGGGTACACGAGAATGCTTTTTCAGCAAAAAAAAGATTCGAAACCTTATCATATCGCATTTCATATTCCGGCTCATCAGGAATTTTTAGCTTTAGAATGGCTTAAGAAACGAGTGAAGATTGAAAAAGATGAAGCGGAAGAAATTATAGATTTTAGCAATTGGAATGCAAAATCGGTTTATTTTAAAGATCCCGATAGTAATATTATGGAATGTATTTCGCGAAGACATTTGTTCTTAACTCATAACGATGAATTTAATGCCTCTTCTTTTATGGGTGTTGCAGAAATCGGCATGGCGGTACGTGATATAGAAGTGTATTATAAAAAATTACATCACGAATTTGAATTAAAAATTTTTGATGGAGGCCTAGATCCTTTTTGCGCCATTGGTGATGAAAACGGACTCATTATTTGTATTAATCGCGAACAAAAAGATTGGTTTCCTACACAAGATCCTGCTTACAAAGCAGATTTTGACATTACATTTAGACATAACGAGAAAACAGGATCGTTTTTATTTAAGAATGATCGTATTTATTTAGAAGATTAG
- the ligA gene encoding NAD-dependent DNA ligase LigA: MDIEKKIIALREELQHHNYQYYVLDNPEISDYDFDMKLKELQELEEKYPEFEDPNSPTQRVGGAVTKNFKTIVHEYRMYSLSNSYSKEELQDWETRIRKLVDGDIKYTCELKYDGASMSLTYENGELIKAVTRGDGFQGDEVTSNVKTIRSVPLKLRGDYPEKFHIRGEIVLPFEGFAKLNAERVENGEEPYANPRNTASGSLKLQDSAEVSKRPLDCLLYNIAGENLPISSQYESLEKARDWGFKVPAESELKNNIDEVLEYINYWDIHRHDLPYETDGVVVKVNDFSQQEELSYTAKSPRWAMAYKFKAEQENTKLHKIKYQVGRTGAITPVANLEPVQLAGTIVKRASLHNADQIEKLDIREGDKVFVEKGGEIIPKIVGVDFKQRDPNSEPTKYATHCPECGTELQRNEGEAQHFCPNYVGCPPQIIGRMEHFVSRKAMDIDGLGKGTIEILYYNKIINNYSDFYFLTYDDIIGQERWLDNEEAGIKKDGELQVKLGQAIYALSQGWGSITRADSEKIGSEIVQLEELFSLNIAEVEGVDEKKFKRFLNDLNSAMQRVDISAYTSMEDCVSVNLVIDLKFPDHQENQPAKEALKNADYIDELLRNESFQHYPKFDNFISKISDRSRISIQKKTTENILNSVSASKQRTFDKVLFALGISDVGEVSARKIAEHFGNIDKLMAATTEELIELRDVGERVATSITEFFADQENLKIVNRLREKGLQFEMEAKETSSDKLEGLSFVVSGTFSVSRNELKKQIEENGGKNLSALSKSTDYLIVGEKMGPSKKAKAEKEGIKMISEEEFFKMVE, translated from the coding sequence ATGGATATCGAGAAGAAAATTATCGCACTTCGTGAAGAATTACAGCATCATAATTACCAGTATTACGTTTTGGATAATCCTGAAATTAGTGATTATGATTTTGATATGAAGCTGAAGGAACTTCAGGAACTGGAAGAGAAATATCCAGAATTTGAAGATCCTAATTCTCCAACCCAGCGTGTGGGAGGAGCGGTGACTAAAAATTTTAAGACCATTGTTCATGAATATCGCATGTATTCGCTTTCTAATTCGTATTCTAAAGAAGAACTGCAAGATTGGGAAACGCGTATTCGCAAGTTAGTAGATGGCGATATAAAATACACCTGCGAGTTGAAATACGATGGCGCTTCGATGAGTCTTACTTATGAAAATGGTGAACTAATAAAGGCGGTGACTAGAGGCGACGGCTTTCAGGGAGATGAGGTGACTAGCAATGTGAAAACCATACGATCGGTACCTTTAAAATTGCGTGGTGATTATCCAGAAAAATTTCATATTCGTGGGGAGATCGTTTTGCCTTTTGAAGGATTTGCGAAGTTAAATGCTGAACGTGTAGAAAACGGAGAAGAACCGTATGCGAATCCGCGTAATACTGCTTCAGGAAGCTTAAAATTGCAAGATAGTGCTGAGGTTTCGAAACGTCCTCTGGATTGTTTATTATATAATATTGCCGGCGAAAATCTTCCAATATCATCTCAATATGAAAGTCTAGAAAAAGCCCGTGATTGGGGATTTAAAGTTCCGGCAGAATCAGAACTTAAAAACAATATCGACGAGGTTTTAGAATATATTAATTACTGGGACATTCATCGCCACGATTTGCCTTACGAGACAGATGGTGTGGTGGTGAAAGTAAATGATTTTAGCCAGCAGGAAGAGTTGAGTTATACTGCAAAATCGCCACGTTGGGCAATGGCTTATAAATTTAAAGCGGAACAAGAGAATACCAAACTTCATAAAATTAAGTATCAGGTTGGGCGAACAGGAGCAATTACTCCGGTTGCCAATTTAGAGCCGGTACAACTGGCAGGAACTATTGTGAAAAGAGCTTCTTTACATAATGCCGATCAAATTGAAAAATTAGATATTAGAGAAGGCGATAAGGTTTTTGTTGAAAAAGGAGGAGAGATTATTCCGAAGATTGTGGGAGTCGATTTTAAACAACGAGATCCAAATTCTGAGCCTACAAAATATGCTACCCATTGTCCTGAATGTGGAACTGAATTGCAACGTAATGAAGGGGAAGCACAGCATTTTTGCCCGAATTACGTAGGATGCCCTCCTCAAATTATCGGCAGGATGGAGCATTTTGTATCTCGTAAAGCCATGGATATTGATGGTCTAGGAAAAGGAACTATCGAAATACTTTACTATAACAAGATTATAAATAATTATTCTGATTTCTATTTTCTTACGTACGACGATATAATCGGGCAGGAGCGTTGGTTAGATAACGAGGAAGCCGGTATTAAAAAAGATGGTGAACTTCAAGTAAAATTAGGACAAGCAATTTATGCGCTTAGCCAGGGTTGGGGGAGTATTACACGTGCCGATTCAGAAAAAATAGGGAGTGAAATTGTACAATTAGAGGAACTTTTTAGTTTAAATATTGCTGAAGTTGAAGGTGTTGACGAAAAGAAATTTAAGCGATTTCTGAATGACTTAAATTCAGCGATGCAACGTGTAGATATTTCTGCGTACACGTCGATGGAAGATTGTGTCTCGGTAAATTTAGTAATCGATCTAAAATTCCCAGATCATCAGGAAAATCAGCCGGCAAAAGAAGCGTTGAAAAATGCAGATTATATTGACGAATTACTTCGGAATGAAAGCTTTCAGCATTATCCGAAATTCGATAATTTTATAAGTAAAATTTCAGACCGAAGCCGAATAAGTATTCAGAAAAAAACAACTGAAAATATCCTGAATTCCGTTTCAGCATCTAAACAACGTACGTTCGATAAAGTGCTGTTCGCATTAGGAATTAGCGACGTAGGAGAAGTAAGTGCCCGAAAAATCGCTGAGCATTTTGGGAATATCGATAAATTGATGGCAGCAACCACTGAAGAACTAATCGAACTTCGTGATGTTGGAGAACGCGTTGCCACGAGCATTACCGAATTTTTTGCCGACCAAGAAAACCTAAAGATTGTAAACCGATTACGAGAAAAAGGCTTACAGTTTGAAATGGAAGCGAAAGAAACTTCCTCAGACAAGCTAGAGGGATTAAGTTTTGTGGTTTCTGGGACATTTTCTGTTTCTAGAAATGAGCTTAAAAAACAAATCGAAGAAAATGGCGGTAAAAATTTAAGCGCACTTTCTAAAAGCACCGATTATTTAATTGTGGGTGAAAAAATGGGTCCAAGTAAAAAAGCGAAGGCTGAAAAAGAAGGCATTAAAATGATTAGTGAAGAAGAATTCTTTAAAATGGTTGAATGA
- a CDS encoding exonuclease domain-containing protein: MIEDFVAFDFETASGKNPCSLGMVEYKNGKKYDEFYELINPEVAYFNPFAVQIHGITYEDVQHEKNFEQLWEQMIPFIEGKTLVAHNAKFDNAVLLYSLQRYGLDLPTYTSFCTLQRARKLVQLPSYKLSSLANFFEVPQFQHHNALEDAFVCGELFLKLNRVEEELKLQQEHGVDFPSSYLDWMAEKQGQNIQIRRKALASFGQLFSGFRFVISGNFQNFSKTEMQNIIIQNGGRVTSAVSGVTNYLVCGVNAGQAKLAKAKSAGTKIISEEDLLKIMKIS; this comes from the coding sequence ATGATAGAAGACTTTGTAGCGTTTGATTTTGAAACCGCGAGTGGAAAAAATCCCTGCTCGTTGGGAATGGTAGAATACAAAAACGGTAAAAAATATGATGAATTTTACGAATTAATAAATCCTGAAGTTGCTTATTTTAATCCTTTTGCGGTACAAATTCATGGTATTACTTATGAGGATGTACAGCATGAAAAGAATTTTGAGCAATTATGGGAACAAATGATTCCTTTTATTGAAGGGAAAACTTTAGTAGCACACAATGCCAAATTCGATAATGCTGTATTGCTTTATTCGCTGCAACGTTATGGATTAGACTTACCAACTTATACAAGTTTCTGTACACTACAACGAGCCCGAAAGTTGGTGCAATTGCCGAGTTATAAGTTAAGTTCTTTAGCTAACTTTTTTGAAGTGCCCCAATTTCAGCATCACAATGCCCTTGAAGATGCTTTTGTTTGCGGTGAATTATTTTTAAAACTGAATAGGGTAGAAGAAGAGTTGAAATTGCAGCAGGAGCATGGTGTAGATTTTCCGTCAAGCTACCTAGATTGGATGGCCGAAAAGCAAGGCCAAAATATCCAAATTCGGCGGAAAGCTTTAGCTAGTTTTGGGCAATTATTTAGCGGATTCCGTTTTGTGATTTCCGGAAATTTCCAGAATTTCTCCAAAACTGAAATGCAGAACATTATTATCCAAAATGGCGGTCGTGTTACCAGTGCAGTTTCAGGAGTAACCAATTATTTAGTTTGTGGTGTAAATGCAGGACAAGCGAAATTGGCTAAAGCAAAATCTGCCGGGACTAAGATTATTTCTGAAGAAGACTTATTAAAAATCATGAAAATTAGCTGA
- a CDS encoding LytR/AlgR family response regulator transcription factor encodes MQCIIVDDEAAARIILKRLGSNNQNLEIQADFSNAIAAIKHLNQNEVDLIFLDIHMPDFNGFDFIQTIKNPPKIILSTSDRNFAIEAFEYECIVDYLVKPVTQERFDKAVKKALNFTAPNIPAEAVDANPKESGNDLYVNIDRRLIKIDIPSIYLIEARGDYILVKTSGKNYTVHSTMKKIEEKLPENLFLKIHRSFIINVDKIIDIEDNSVLIEKDVIPVSRSNRPELMKRLNLL; translated from the coding sequence ATGCAATGTATTATTGTAGATGATGAAGCAGCAGCGAGAATAATTTTAAAAAGATTAGGTTCTAATAATCAAAATCTAGAAATTCAGGCCGATTTTTCTAATGCCATTGCGGCTATCAAGCATTTGAACCAAAATGAGGTGGATCTAATTTTCCTGGATATTCACATGCCAGATTTTAATGGTTTTGATTTTATCCAAACTATAAAAAATCCTCCTAAAATAATATTATCAACTTCAGACCGTAATTTTGCTATAGAAGCTTTCGAATACGAATGCATCGTAGATTACTTGGTGAAGCCGGTTACCCAGGAACGTTTTGACAAGGCTGTAAAAAAGGCCTTAAATTTTACCGCTCCAAATATTCCTGCAGAAGCTGTAGATGCCAATCCTAAAGAGTCCGGAAATGATCTTTATGTAAATATTGATCGTCGATTAATAAAAATCGATATTCCAAGTATCTATTTAATCGAAGCGAGGGGAGATTATATTTTAGTAAAAACATCTGGTAAAAATTATACGGTACACTCTACCATGAAGAAAATCGAAGAAAAATTACCAGAAAATCTATTTTTAAAAATTCACAGATCTTTTATCATAAACGTAGATAAAATTATCGATATCGAAGATAATAGCGTTTTGATTGAAAAGGACGTAATTCCTGTTAGCCGTTCTAATAGACCTGAATTAATGAAGCGGCTTAATCTTCTATAA
- a CDS encoding Hpt domain-containing protein — protein MEEKPNYSYISQLSGGDKDFEEQLLDVVRLELPQEIENYKKHLQTKIFDRAADDVHKIKHKISILGLEKSYQVAIDHEDRLREEVLDEELYLKFEEILEAMMTFIKKA, from the coding sequence ATGGAAGAGAAACCTAACTACTCTTACATTAGCCAGTTATCTGGTGGCGATAAAGATTTTGAAGAACAGTTGCTGGATGTAGTTCGATTAGAACTTCCTCAGGAAATCGAAAATTATAAGAAGCATCTTCAAACCAAGATTTTCGATCGTGCTGCAGACGATGTTCATAAGATTAAACATAAAATTAGTATTTTAGGCTTAGAAAAAAGTTATCAGGTCGCTATCGATCATGAAGATCGACTTCGTGAAGAAGTTTTAGATGAAGAATTATATCTAAAATTCGAAGAGATTCTAGAAGCCATGATGACTTTTATTAAGAAAGCCTAA
- a CDS encoding sensor histidine kinase, whose product MNSLLKRQIRKYFPSEFMDDERFEDFFNAVEESYKTNDEQLSMIQLAMKISSDELFSANRKLKSEAESQKEILDRLKSVMATLDINNRAEKDQTDEEINVSNLATYIEEQSREIAKINKDQEKLLKKLEKKNQVLSDYAHMVSHDLKSPLRSINSLVTWMQQDYADKIDKHGIKNLNIILQSVEKMDALITGILNYSTIDQEDLDIYEVDTHHLVTEIKQIIYCPSNIKIEILNELPIVKGDKFRLQQLFQNLIQNAVKSIDKPEGLIKIGVEENSNYYKYSIEDNGKGIEKDHFNKIFQIFEKIDNDFTSTGIGLSIVKKIIDFYGGKIWLESELSKGTIFYFTLPKQNYYGRET is encoded by the coding sequence ATGAATTCTCTATTAAAACGGCAGATAAGAAAATATTTCCCTTCAGAATTTATGGATGATGAAAGATTCGAAGATTTCTTTAATGCCGTAGAAGAATCATATAAGACAAATGATGAGCAGCTAAGCATGATCCAGCTGGCGATGAAGATCAGCTCAGACGAATTATTTAGCGCCAACCGAAAGTTAAAATCAGAAGCTGAAAGTCAGAAAGAAATCTTAGATCGTCTAAAATCTGTAATGGCAACTTTAGACATCAATAATAGAGCAGAAAAAGATCAAACTGATGAGGAAATCAATGTATCTAATCTTGCTACTTATATCGAAGAACAATCCAGAGAAATCGCTAAAATCAATAAAGATCAGGAGAAACTATTAAAGAAATTAGAGAAAAAAAATCAGGTCTTATCTGATTATGCGCATATGGTTTCCCATGATCTAAAATCGCCTTTAAGAAGCATTAATAGTCTGGTTACCTGGATGCAGCAAGATTATGCCGACAAAATTGATAAGCACGGAATAAAGAACCTCAACATCATATTACAGAGTGTAGAGAAAATGGATGCACTAATTACGGGCATCCTAAATTATTCTACAATAGATCAGGAAGATTTAGATATTTATGAAGTAGACACTCACCATCTTGTCACTGAAATAAAACAAATAATTTATTGTCCGTCAAACATCAAAATTGAAATTTTAAATGAACTTCCTATAGTAAAAGGGGATAAATTTCGATTGCAACAACTTTTCCAGAATTTGATCCAAAATGCCGTGAAAAGCATTGATAAACCTGAAGGATTAATTAAAATTGGAGTTGAAGAAAATAGCAATTATTATAAATATTCCATAGAAGACAACGGAAAAGGCATTGAAAAGGATCATTTTAACAAGATTTTTCAGATATTTGAAAAAATTGATAATGATTTCACTTCAACTGGAATTGGTTTATCTATCGTAAAAAAGATCATAGATTTTTACGGCGGAAAAATCTGGTTGGAGAGTGAATTATCTAAAGGCACCATATTCTACTTTACATTACCTAAACAAAATTATTATGGAAGAGAAACCTAA